A window of the Deltaproteobacteria bacterium genome harbors these coding sequences:
- the uvrA gene encoding excinuclease ABC subunit UvrA, protein MQKSRKTRYGAIRVLGASQNNLKNLNLEIPLNRFTVVTGPSGSGKSSLVLDTLYAEGQRRYVETFSPYARQFMERMDRPKVERIENIPPAIAIDRKEPVRTSRSTVGTMTELTDYVKLLYARLGQLQCRECGQPVRPGSPEKAWKAISKTPDRSEVIVTFPRPLNSLTPREMKRELIRLGFTRIFQDQQTISLEEWEPGETEREVQVVADRFPFRPSDRKRVMDSLEQAFDFGEGRVDIWINREQHLAFSNRLECPRCHIAYRPPVPNLFSFNSPIGACGQCRGFGRVIDIDLDLIIPDPSLSIAQGAVKPWGGRDEGRMEYRDLAAFCRQKKIPLDVPFKALSRAQQKAIIEGTSDYYGIRGFFKWLETKTYKMHVRVYLSRYRAYRTCPACGGTRFQPETLLYRIGGRHIGEVYALSVGRALEFFENLSVSPRDKATRLILEEVLSRLRYLQDVGLGYLTLDRQSRTLSGGEVQRVALTSALGSSLVNSLYVLDEPSIGLHPRDNHRLIRILKRLRDLPNTVVVVEHDPEIIGHSDYMIDLGPGAGERGGQVMYFGPTEGAGKSLTGQYVKGTRSIPVPKTRRIPGRTRWITVQGACENNLKDIDLRIPLGLFVCLTGVSGSGKSTLAEEILFKGIKRRLGKSVDRPGRHREIKGLEAIEDVFLVDQRPIGRTPRANPLTYTRAMDAVRKLLASTPEARRAGFGPGHFSFNVPAGRCETCRGAGFEKVEMQFLSDVFVTCPACKGKRFKKGILEIHYRGKNIHDIFSMTVEEALDFFRDHPGLRAALSPLSSVGLGYMRLGQPIHTLSGGEAQRLRLSRYLGAGKNTPALFIFDEPTTGLHFQDIEKLLACLNRLVDEGNTVLVIEHNMDVIKSADWVIDLGPEGGEEGGSIVAEGSPERIARNADSHTGAFLRRYLSEKPGPIPSSPGLTGPSAETHSVNPVITVSGGREHNLKNIHVSIPRQQIVVVTGVSGSGKSSLVFDILFAEGQRRYLESLAPYVRQYVRILERPDVDAVSGLPPTVAIEQRVSGAGRRSTVATLTEIYPFLRLLYSKLGSRHCPRCGRRLVTLGPEEIIRRIKERYRGRKALILAPKISGRKGFHKALLNRGRLEGYREARIDGEIVRITEDMSLDRYREHDIELVVGRLPRKEVEPVILKALKEGNGSLILVDPKGREEIFSIRGLCPSCGIGLQELDPRLFSFNSRLGACPRCNGLGTVDGAGKKRGIPCPRCGGSRLKPEALSVKIGGLSLWDLVRHPASELLDILEGLSFRREDEPIARPILDEISIRLAFLKRLGLDYLSLSRSGDSLSGGESRRIRLAAQLGSNLSGVCYILDEPTIGLHPRDNGMLLDALVELKGRGNSVLVVEHDEETIRRADHIIDLGPGAGNNGGRVVASGTLEDLKKVRSSVTGASFNGTPPELTSRLRPYRNRKKLKIMGASEHNLKGITVSLPLGTLICVTGVSGSGKSTLLKETLFKGVRNRLLKRNDPAGRVRDIRGWENLDRVLEVDHSPIGRTPRSVPASYVGFLSEIRRLLSGTPRARARGFPPGRFSFNVKGGRCEACKGQGSVKVEMSFLPDVFIPCEVCGGRRFNQETLDITYKGKNISQILDLTFEEAREVFSAVPAIRRALRLVCDVGLGYLALGQPSPTLSGGEAQRIKLVKELAKPGSGRTLYVMDEPTTGLHVADVGRLVQVLQALVERGHTVVVIEHNMEIIKEADYIVDLGPEGGEGGGWVVAAGSPLELLSHREESHTARHLARYLRR, encoded by the coding sequence ATGTGAAACTCCTCTATGCCCGCCTGGGCCAGCTCCAATGCCGCGAATGCGGCCAGCCCGTCCGCCCTGGGAGCCCGGAGAAGGCTTGGAAGGCCATTTCGAAAACGCCGGATCGATCCGAGGTCATCGTCACTTTTCCTCGCCCCCTGAACAGTTTGACACCCCGGGAGATGAAACGGGAACTCATCCGGCTGGGCTTTACGCGGATTTTCCAGGACCAACAAACAATATCCCTTGAAGAATGGGAGCCGGGGGAAACGGAACGGGAGGTTCAAGTCGTGGCGGACCGTTTCCCTTTCCGCCCCTCGGACCGAAAGAGGGTCATGGACTCCCTGGAGCAGGCCTTTGATTTCGGGGAGGGAAGGGTGGATATCTGGATCAACCGGGAGCAACACTTGGCCTTCAGTAACCGGCTTGAGTGCCCGCGATGCCACATCGCCTACCGCCCCCCGGTCCCCAACCTTTTCTCTTTCAATAGTCCCATCGGGGCCTGTGGGCAATGCCGGGGTTTCGGGAGAGTGATCGATATCGATCTGGATCTCATCATTCCCGACCCTTCCCTTTCCATCGCCCAAGGAGCCGTCAAACCCTGGGGCGGTCGGGATGAAGGCCGCATGGAATACCGTGACCTGGCCGCATTCTGCCGTCAAAAGAAAATCCCCCTGGACGTTCCGTTCAAGGCCCTCTCCAGGGCCCAGCAAAAGGCCATCATCGAGGGAACCAGCGACTATTACGGCATCCGGGGATTCTTCAAGTGGCTGGAGACCAAGACCTACAAGATGCATGTAAGGGTATATCTCTCCCGATACCGCGCCTACCGCACTTGTCCGGCCTGCGGGGGAACCCGGTTTCAGCCTGAAACCCTCCTTTATCGCATCGGCGGGCGACATATCGGGGAAGTGTATGCCCTGAGTGTAGGCAGGGCCCTGGAATTTTTTGAAAATCTCTCCGTTTCACCCAGAGACAAGGCGACCCGGCTGATCCTGGAAGAGGTACTGAGCCGACTCCGCTACCTCCAAGACGTGGGATTGGGGTATCTGACCCTGGACAGGCAGTCCCGAACCCTTTCCGGGGGAGAGGTGCAGCGGGTGGCCCTGACCTCGGCCCTGGGATCTTCGCTCGTCAATTCCTTGTATGTCCTGGATGAACCAAGCATCGGTCTCCACCCCAGGGACAATCACCGGCTCATCCGCATCCTGAAAAGGCTGCGGGATCTTCCGAACACGGTCGTCGTCGTGGAGCACGACCCGGAAATTATCGGCCATAGCGACTACATGATCGATCTCGGGCCCGGCGCCGGGGAAAGGGGCGGACAGGTCATGTATTTCGGCCCCACCGAAGGGGCCGGAAAATCTCTCACCGGGCAATACGTTAAAGGGACCCGGAGCATCCCGGTCCCCAAAACGAGGCGGATCCCCGGGCGGACCCGGTGGATAACCGTGCAAGGGGCCTGCGAAAACAACCTGAAAGATATCGACTTGCGCATTCCATTGGGCCTCTTCGTCTGCCTGACCGGGGTTTCGGGCTCCGGGAAGTCCACCCTGGCCGAGGAGATCCTTTTCAAAGGCATCAAGAGACGATTGGGGAAGTCCGTGGACCGACCGGGCAGGCACCGGGAAATCAAGGGACTGGAGGCCATCGAAGATGTATTCCTCGTGGACCAGCGTCCCATCGGCCGTACCCCGCGGGCCAACCCCCTCACCTATACCCGGGCCATGGACGCGGTCCGCAAGCTTCTTGCCTCCACCCCTGAGGCCCGCAGGGCCGGATTCGGACCGGGGCACTTCTCCTTCAATGTCCCTGCCGGACGTTGCGAGACTTGCCGCGGCGCGGGATTCGAGAAGGTGGAAATGCAGTTCCTCTCCGATGTGTTTGTCACCTGTCCGGCCTGCAAGGGGAAACGATTCAAAAAGGGGATCCTGGAAATCCATTACCGGGGGAAAAACATCCATGACATCTTTTCCATGACCGTGGAAGAGGCCCTGGACTTCTTCAGAGATCACCCGGGACTGAGGGCGGCCCTCTCGCCCTTGTCGAGCGTGGGACTGGGTTACATGCGGCTGGGGCAACCGATCCACACCCTTTCAGGCGGCGAGGCCCAACGCCTCAGACTGTCCCGCTATCTCGGAGCAGGGAAGAACACCCCGGCCCTCTTTATCTTTGATGAACCCACCACAGGACTCCATTTCCAGGACATCGAAAAGCTCCTGGCGTGCCTGAACAGGCTGGTGGATGAAGGGAACACGGTCCTGGTCATCGAGCACAACATGGACGTCATCAAGTCAGCGGACTGGGTTATTGACCTAGGCCCCGAAGGGGGAGAGGAAGGGGGCTCGATCGTGGCCGAAGGATCGCCGGAGCGGATCGCCCGGAATGCCGATTCCCACACGGGGGCCTTTCTGAGGCGATATCTCTCGGAAAAGCCCGGCCCGATCCCCTCGTCTCCCGGCCTGACCGGCCCCTCCGCTGAAACCCATTCGGTCAATCCCGTGATCACGGTTTCGGGCGGGAGGGAACACAACCTCAAAAACATCCATGTTTCCATCCCCAGGCAGCAGATCGTGGTCGTTACCGGGGTCTCGGGTTCAGGGAAGTCGAGTCTGGTGTTCGATATCCTCTTTGCCGAGGGTCAACGCCGCTACCTGGAGAGCCTCGCCCCCTATGTCCGCCAGTACGTGAGGATCCTGGAGCGCCCGGACGTAGACGCCGTTTCCGGGCTCCCCCCTACCGTGGCCATCGAACAAAGGGTAAGCGGGGCGGGCCGTCGCTCCACGGTGGCTACGCTGACGGAGATCTACCCCTTCCTCCGCTTACTTTACAGCAAGCTTGGAAGCCGCCACTGCCCTCGCTGCGGGAGAAGACTTGTTACCCTGGGTCCGGAGGAAATCATTCGCCGGATCAAGGAACGTTACAGGGGCCGGAAGGCCCTGATCCTCGCCCCCAAGATCTCAGGCCGAAAAGGTTTTCACAAGGCCTTGCTGAACCGCGGCCGTCTCGAGGGGTACCGGGAGGCAAGAATCGACGGTGAAATCGTCCGGATCACAGAGGACATGTCTCTTGACCGGTACCGCGAACACGACATCGAGTTGGTGGTGGGCAGGCTCCCCCGCAAGGAAGTGGAGCCCGTGATCCTCAAGGCCCTTAAAGAGGGGAATGGGAGTCTCATCCTGGTGGACCCCAAGGGCCGGGAGGAGATCTTCAGCATCCGGGGTCTCTGTCCCTCCTGCGGCATCGGGCTCCAGGAACTCGACCCGCGACTCTTCTCCTTCAACAGCAGGTTAGGTGCCTGCCCGCGGTGCAACGGATTGGGTACCGTGGATGGAGCCGGAAAAAAGAGAGGAATCCCCTGTCCCCGCTGCGGCGGGAGCCGCCTTAAACCCGAGGCCCTCTCCGTAAAAATCGGGGGGCTCTCCCTGTGGGACCTTGTGCGCCATCCGGCATCCGAACTCCTCGACATTCTGGAAGGACTTTCCTTCAGGAGGGAGGATGAACCCATCGCCCGCCCCATCCTGGATGAAATCTCGATCCGGCTGGCCTTTCTGAAACGCCTCGGACTGGACTATCTTTCCCTCTCCAGGAGCGGCGATTCCCTCTCCGGCGGCGAGTCCCGCAGGATCCGGCTGGCTGCCCAGCTCGGCTCGAATCTTTCGGGGGTTTGCTATATCCTGGACGAGCCCACTATCGGACTTCATCCCCGGGACAACGGGATGCTCCTGGACGCCCTCGTTGAACTCAAAGGGCGGGGGAATTCCGTCCTGGTGGTGGAACACGACGAAGAGACCATCCGGCGGGCCGACCACATCATCGATCTCGGGCCGGGGGCGGGCAACAACGGGGGCCGTGTGGTGGCCTCGGGAACACTCGAGGACCTGAAAAAGGTGCGGTCTTCAGTAACCGGCGCTTCGTTCAACGGGACCCCCCCCGAATTGACTTCCCGCCTTCGTCCTTACAGGAACAGGAAGAAGCTGAAGATAATGGGGGCCTCGGAACACAATCTGAAGGGCATTACGGTGAGCTTGCCCCTGGGAACCCTTATATGTGTTACAGGGGTTTCCGGCTCCGGGAAGTCCACTCTCCTGAAGGAGACCCTGTTCAAGGGTGTGCGGAACCGCCTGCTCAAACGAAACGACCCCGCGGGCCGGGTTCGGGACATCAGGGGCTGGGAAAACCTGGACCGGGTGCTGGAAGTGGACCACAGCCCCATCGGCAGGACTCCCCGATCGGTGCCCGCCTCATACGTCGGATTTCTTTCCGAAATCCGGAGGCTCCTCTCCGGCACTCCCCGGGCCAGGGCCCGGGGCTTCCCTCCCGGCCGCTTTTCATTTAACGTTAAGGGCGGCCGGTGCGAGGCATGCAAGGGCCAGGGATCGGTCAAGGTGGAAATGAGCTTCCTCCCTGACGTCTTCATCCCCTGCGAGGTGTGCGGCGGGCGGAGATTCAACCAGGAGACCCTGGATATCACTTACAAGGGCAAGAATATCTCCCAGATCCTGGATCTTACCTTCGAGGAGGCCCGGGAGGTTTTCTCCGCCGTGCCCGCTATTCGACGTGCCCTCCGGCTGGTTTGTGATGTCGGGCTCGGATACCTGGCCCTGGGGCAACCCAGTCCCACCCTTTCGGGCGGGGAGGCCCAAAGAATCAAGCTGGTGAAGGAACTCGCGAAACCCGGCAGCGGCCGGACCCTTTATGTCATGGACGAGCCCACCACCGGTCTTCACGTGGCCGATGTGGGCAGGCTGGTTCAGGTGCTTCAGGCACTGGTGGAGCGGGGGCATACCGTTGTGGTCATTGAACACAACATGGAAATTATCAAAGAAGCAGACTACATTGTGGATCTCGGGCCGGAGGGAGGAGAAGGAGGGGGCTGGGTGGTGGCAGCGGGATCCCCCCTGGAACTTCTCTCCCACCGGGAGGAGTCCCACACGGCCCGGCACCTCGCGAGGTATCTCCGCAGGTAA
- the sucC gene encoding ADP-forming succinate--CoA ligase subunit beta, with protein sequence MKLHEYQSKELFKKYGIPVPEGRVAASKEEALEVSELLKGPPWVIKAQVHAGGRGKAGGVKLVRSREELGEAAETILSTPLITKQTGPEGRKVHRVLVEEGVEIERELYLAIVIDRSRARPVMIFSQAGGMDIEEVAERSPERVLKEFVDPRTGWMPFHGRNLLYALDPLPSPGAGKELMAVMDRLFRLFTACDCSLAEINPLVLTKDGHALAVDAKVAIDDNALYRQRELAELDDPMEKDPLEVKAHEYNLNYIRLNGNIGAMVNGAGLAMATMDTIKMAGAEPANFLDVGGGASEEMITRGFEIILEDKKVEAILINIFGGILRCDVLARGVLAAAEKSDIKVPLIVRLEGTNVEEGRRILEDSPLQFHVAKSMAEAAELVTQQVAKGR encoded by the coding sequence ATGAAACTTCACGAATACCAATCCAAGGAGTTGTTCAAGAAATACGGGATCCCCGTGCCGGAGGGTCGGGTTGCCGCTTCGAAGGAAGAGGCCCTGGAGGTTTCCGAACTCCTCAAGGGGCCCCCTTGGGTTATCAAGGCCCAGGTTCATGCCGGCGGCCGGGGCAAGGCGGGCGGCGTCAAACTGGTTCGCTCCAGGGAGGAACTGGGGGAGGCCGCAGAGACCATTCTGAGCACCCCCCTTATCACCAAGCAAACGGGTCCCGAGGGCAGGAAGGTACATCGGGTGCTGGTCGAGGAAGGGGTCGAGATCGAACGGGAACTTTACCTGGCCATAGTGATCGACCGCTCCAGGGCCAGACCCGTGATGATCTTCAGCCAGGCGGGAGGCATGGACATCGAGGAGGTGGCGGAGCGGTCCCCTGAGCGGGTCCTGAAGGAATTCGTGGATCCCCGGACCGGTTGGATGCCCTTTCACGGACGAAATCTCCTCTATGCCCTGGATCCCCTTCCCTCCCCCGGGGCGGGAAAGGAACTCATGGCCGTGATGGATCGTCTTTTCAGGCTTTTCACGGCCTGCGATTGTTCCCTGGCCGAGATCAATCCCCTCGTTCTGACCAAGGACGGCCATGCCCTGGCCGTGGACGCCAAGGTTGCGATCGACGATAACGCCTTGTATCGACAGAGAGAATTGGCCGAACTCGACGATCCCATGGAGAAAGATCCCCTGGAGGTCAAGGCCCATGAATACAACCTGAACTACATCCGGCTGAACGGGAACATCGGGGCCATGGTGAACGGGGCGGGCCTCGCCATGGCCACCATGGACACCATCAAGATGGCCGGTGCCGAACCCGCCAATTTCCTGGATGTTGGAGGCGGAGCAAGCGAGGAGATGATCACGCGGGGGTTCGAGATCATCCTGGAAGATAAAAAGGTGGAGGCCATTCTCATCAATATCTTCGGCGGGATTCTCCGTTGCGACGTCCTGGCCAGGGGAGTATTGGCGGCGGCGGAAAAATCGGACATCAAGGTTCCGTTGATTGTGAGACTCGAAGGGACGAACGTGGAGGAAGGCAGGAGGATCCTTGAGGACTCCCCCTTGCAATTCCACGTCGCCAAAAGCATGGCCGAGGCGGCGGAACTCGTCACACAACAGGTCGCGAAAGGGAGATGA
- the sucD gene encoding succinate--CoA ligase subunit alpha has protein sequence MSILVDEQTRVVVQGITGREGSFHTRQMLQYGTVIAAGTTPGKGGQSFEGIPVFNTIREAVEKEGVNTSCIFVPPPFAADAIMEAGEAGIGLIVCITEGIPALDMVKVAALLENKDTVLIGPNGPGIISPGKTKVGIMPGPIHRPGSIGVISRSGTLTYEVVDQLTRAGLGQSTCIGIGGDAIVGTTFVDHLRRFKEDPETKGVVLIGEIGGSAEEEASDYIREEFNKPVLAFIAGLTAPPGKRMGHAGAIISGKQGRAEDKIKSLESAGVTVVRNLGDLGRKALEVMG, from the coding sequence ATGAGCATACTTGTTGATGAACAAACCCGGGTCGTGGTGCAGGGAATAACGGGAAGAGAAGGGAGCTTCCATACCCGGCAGATGCTCCAATACGGCACCGTCATAGCCGCCGGGACGACACCCGGCAAGGGAGGGCAATCCTTCGAGGGAATCCCCGTATTCAATACCATCCGGGAGGCGGTGGAAAAGGAGGGTGTCAACACTTCTTGTATCTTTGTCCCGCCGCCCTTTGCGGCGGACGCCATCATGGAGGCGGGGGAGGCGGGAATCGGCCTGATCGTCTGTATCACCGAGGGGATTCCTGCCCTTGACATGGTCAAGGTGGCCGCGCTTCTTGAAAACAAGGATACCGTTCTCATCGGTCCCAACGGACCAGGCATCATCTCGCCCGGGAAAACCAAGGTGGGAATCATGCCGGGCCCCATCCACAGGCCCGGATCCATCGGCGTGATTTCCAGGAGCGGCACCCTGACCTATGAAGTCGTGGATCAGTTGACCCGGGCGGGGCTGGGCCAGTCCACCTGTATCGGGATCGGAGGAGATGCCATCGTCGGAACCACCTTCGTGGATCACCTCCGGCGGTTCAAGGAAGACCCTGAGACCAAGGGTGTGGTCCTCATCGGGGAGATCGGGGGGTCGGCGGAGGAAGAGGCATCGGATTATATCCGTGAGGAATTCAACAAGCCGGTCCTGGCTTTCATTGCGGGCCTCACCGCCCCCCCCGGGAAGAGGATGGGACACGCAGGCGCCATCATCTCAGGGAAACAAGGGAGGGCTGAAGACAAGATCAAGTCACTCGAATCGGCCGGAGTCACCGTGGTGAGGAACCTGGGAGATCTCGGCCGAAAGGCCCTTGAGGTGATGGGCTGA